Proteins encoded by one window of Nicotiana tabacum cultivar K326 chromosome 10, ASM71507v2, whole genome shotgun sequence:
- the LOC107773352 gene encoding uncharacterized protein LOC107773352 isoform X1, giving the protein MKIRLLLLQFSLFLVCFSSLSFAKIPPRFPSSSFVQPEDVYFSLASKGNKLYKTNYFTQILDHFNYNPDSYQTFQQRYLFNDKHWGGAKNNAPIFVYTGNEGDIEWFTQNTGFMFEIAPHFKALLVFIEHRFYGKSIPYGGDKVIAYSNTSTLGYLSSTQALADYATLIIDLKKNLTATDSPVVVFGGSYGGMLAAWFRLKYPHVTIGALASSAPILNFENITSPYSFNNIITQDFRGESENCYNVIKGSWKKIEETAKTTGGLKKLRKSFRICKNYISPDFLVNWLSSAFTYTAMTDYPTPSNFLNPLPAYPVKEMCKAIDDPKTGNDTFEKLYGAANMYYNYSGKATCFDLNDNSDPHGLGGWTWQACTEMVMPTDGNNKESIFQPSEWDYNERVRFCQLILDVKPRSDWITTEFGGYNIESVLKRFGSNIIFFNGLRDPWSGGGVLKDISKSIVAIIAKEGAHHVDLRWSSKEDPEWLREVRGREVNIISNWISQYYQTLTDLSH; this is encoded by the exons ATGAAAATCAGATTACTTCTCCTCCAATTTTCTCTCTTCCTTgtgtgtttttcttctctttcctttGCCAAAATCCCACCAAGATTCCCTTCTTCTTCCTTTGTTCAACCAGAAGATGTCTACTTTTCTCTGGCATCTAAAGGCAACAAGCTTTATAAGACAAACTACTTCACTCAAATTCTTGACCACTTCAATTATAATCCAGATAGTTATCAGACCTTTCAGCAGAGGTATTTGTTTAATGACAAACATTGGGGTGGTGCCAAGAATAATGCTCCTATCTTTGTATACACTGGTAATGAAGGAGACATTGAATGGTTTACTCAAAACACTGGTTTCATGTTTGAAATTGCTCCCCATTTTAAAGCCCTCCTAGTCTTCATTGAG CATAGGTTTTACGGGAAGTCAATACCATATGGAGGAGACAAGGTGATAGCCTATTCAAACACAAGCACATTAGGGTATTTGAGTTCGACTCAGGCATTAGCTGATTATGCAACTCTTATAATTGATCTGAAAAAGAACTTGACTGCCACTGACTCACCTGTAGTTGTTTTTGGGGGTTCCTATGGTGGAA TGTTGGCAGCATGGTTTAGGCTAAAATACCCACATGTGACCATTGGAGCCTTGGCTTCTTCTGCACCCATCCTCAACTTTGAGAATATTACTTCTCCTTACAGCTTCAATAATATCATCACCCAAGACTTTCGG ggtGAAAGTGAGAATTGTTACAACGTGATTAAGGGATCAtggaaaaaaattgaagaaacggCTAAAACAACCGGTGGATTGAAGAAACTCAGAAAGTCATTCAGAATATGCAA gaACTATATTAGTCCAGATTTTCTTGTAAATTGGCTCTCTTCGGCATTTACATACACAGCCATGACTGATTATCCAACTCCTTCCAATTTCCTTAATCCATTGCCAGCGTATCCAGTAAAAGAG ATGTGCAAGGCAATTGATGATCCAAAGACTGGAAACGACACGTTCGAAAAGCTATATGGTGCTGCTAACATGTATTACAACTACAGTGGGAAAGCCACTTGTTTTGATCTAAACGATAATTCGGATCCTCATGGCCTAGGTGGATGGACTTGGCAG GCATGTACAGAGATGGTAATGCCTACAGATGGGAACAACAAGGAGAGCATATTTCAACCCTCTGAATGGGATTACAATGAAAGAGTCCGATTTTGCCAATTAATTTTGGATGTTAAGCCCAGATCAGATTGGATTACTACAGAATTTGGTGGCTAT AATATTGAAAGCGTTCTAAAAAGGTTTGGGAGCAACATCATCTTCTTCAATGGGCTAAGAGATCCATGGAGTGGTGGAGG GGTCCTTAAGGATATATCTAAGAGCATAGTTGCTATTATCGCAAAAGAAG GAGCACATCATGTGGACCTTAGATGGTCAAGCAAAGAAGATCCAGAATGGCTCCGAGAAGTGAGGGGAAGAGAGGTCAACATCATATCCAATTGGATCTCTCAATACTATCAAACTTTAACTGATCTTTCTCATTAG
- the LOC107773352 gene encoding uncharacterized protein LOC107773352 isoform X2, with protein MKIRLLLLQFSLFLVCFSSLSFAKIPPRFPSSSFVQPEDVYFSLASKGNKLYKTNYFTQILDHFNYNPDSYQTFQQRYLFNDKHWGGAKNNAPIFVYTGNEGDIEWFTQNTGFMFEIAPHFKALLVFIEHRFYGKSIPYGGDKVIAYSNTSTLGYLSSTQALADYATLIIDLKKNLTATDSPVVVFGGSYGGMLAAWFRLKYPHVTIGALASSAPILNFENITSPYSFNNIITQDFRGESENCYNVIKGSWKKIEETAKTTGGLKKLRKSFRICKNYISPDFLVNWLSSAFTYTAMTDYPTPSNFLNPLPAYPVKEMCKAIDDPKTGNDTFEKLYGAANMYYNYSGKATCFDLNDNSDPHGLGGWTWQACTEMVMPTDGNNKESIFQPSEWDYNERVRFCQLILDVKPRSDWITTEFGGYNIESVLKRFGSNIIFFNGLRDPWSGGGSTSCGP; from the exons ATGAAAATCAGATTACTTCTCCTCCAATTTTCTCTCTTCCTTgtgtgtttttcttctctttcctttGCCAAAATCCCACCAAGATTCCCTTCTTCTTCCTTTGTTCAACCAGAAGATGTCTACTTTTCTCTGGCATCTAAAGGCAACAAGCTTTATAAGACAAACTACTTCACTCAAATTCTTGACCACTTCAATTATAATCCAGATAGTTATCAGACCTTTCAGCAGAGGTATTTGTTTAATGACAAACATTGGGGTGGTGCCAAGAATAATGCTCCTATCTTTGTATACACTGGTAATGAAGGAGACATTGAATGGTTTACTCAAAACACTGGTTTCATGTTTGAAATTGCTCCCCATTTTAAAGCCCTCCTAGTCTTCATTGAG CATAGGTTTTACGGGAAGTCAATACCATATGGAGGAGACAAGGTGATAGCCTATTCAAACACAAGCACATTAGGGTATTTGAGTTCGACTCAGGCATTAGCTGATTATGCAACTCTTATAATTGATCTGAAAAAGAACTTGACTGCCACTGACTCACCTGTAGTTGTTTTTGGGGGTTCCTATGGTGGAA TGTTGGCAGCATGGTTTAGGCTAAAATACCCACATGTGACCATTGGAGCCTTGGCTTCTTCTGCACCCATCCTCAACTTTGAGAATATTACTTCTCCTTACAGCTTCAATAATATCATCACCCAAGACTTTCGG ggtGAAAGTGAGAATTGTTACAACGTGATTAAGGGATCAtggaaaaaaattgaagaaacggCTAAAACAACCGGTGGATTGAAGAAACTCAGAAAGTCATTCAGAATATGCAA gaACTATATTAGTCCAGATTTTCTTGTAAATTGGCTCTCTTCGGCATTTACATACACAGCCATGACTGATTATCCAACTCCTTCCAATTTCCTTAATCCATTGCCAGCGTATCCAGTAAAAGAG ATGTGCAAGGCAATTGATGATCCAAAGACTGGAAACGACACGTTCGAAAAGCTATATGGTGCTGCTAACATGTATTACAACTACAGTGGGAAAGCCACTTGTTTTGATCTAAACGATAATTCGGATCCTCATGGCCTAGGTGGATGGACTTGGCAG GCATGTACAGAGATGGTAATGCCTACAGATGGGAACAACAAGGAGAGCATATTTCAACCCTCTGAATGGGATTACAATGAAAGAGTCCGATTTTGCCAATTAATTTTGGATGTTAAGCCCAGATCAGATTGGATTACTACAGAATTTGGTGGCTAT AATATTGAAAGCGTTCTAAAAAGGTTTGGGAGCAACATCATCTTCTTCAATGGGCTAAGAGATCCATGGAGTGGTGGAGG GAGCACATCATGTGGACCTTAG
- the LOC107774012 gene encoding endoglucanase 8-like isoform X1 yields the protein MARKNCGFPAGFPSFPLSLALIFFLSVNPLRHCSAGGHDYRDALRKSILFFEGQRSGKLPPDQRIKWRKDSALYDGASAGVDLTGGYYDAGDNVKFVFPMAFTTTLLSWSIIDFKRNIGSELGNAVKAVKWATDFLLKATAKEGVIYVQVGDAFSDHSCWERPEDMDTLRTVYKIDQNHPGSDVAGEIAASLAAASIVFRSLDSSYSGLLLDRAVKVFEFANRHRGAYSSSLHSAVCPFYCDFDGYQDELLWGAAWLHKATRRRQYREYIVKNEVVLRAGDTINEFGWDNKHAGINVLISKEVLMGRAPDLKSFQVNADAFICSILPGISHPQVQYSPGGLIVKPGVCNMQHVTSLSFLLLAYSNYLSHANHAVPCGSISATPALLKHIAKRQEQLMYAGT from the exons ATGGCGCGAAAAAATTGCGGCTTTCCGGCAGGTTTCCCGTCATTTCCCCTTAGTCTAGCTCTCATTTTCTTCCTCTCCGTCAATCCCCTCCGGCATTGCTCTGCCGGTGGCCATGACTACCGCGACGCCCTCCGAAAAAGCATCCTCTTCTTCGAAGGCCAACGCTCCGGCAAACTTCCACCCGACCAACGTATAAAGTGGCGTAAAGACTCCGCCTTGTACGATGGCGCCTCCGCCGga GTGGACTTGACAGGAGGTTACTATGATGCCGGGGACAACGTCAAATTCGTCTTTCCAATGGCGTTCACTACCACATTGTTGTCGTGGAGCATAATAGACTTCAAAAGGAACATCGGAAGTGAGCTTGGAAACGCCGTGAAGGCAGTGAAGTGGGCGACGGATTTCTTGTTAAAAGCGACGGCTAAGGAAGGCGTCATATATGTGCAAGTGGGTGATGCATTTTCTGACCATAGCTGTTGGGAGAGGCCAGAAGATATGGACACTTTGAGAACTGTTTACAAGATTGACCAGAATCATCCTGGATCAGACGTCGCCGGCGAAATCGCTGCCTCTTTGGCCGCCGCGTCCATTGTTTTCCGGTCACTCGACTCTTCTTACTCTGGTCTCCTACTTGATCGTGCCGTTAAA GTTTTCGAGTTTGCCAACAGGCACAGAGGTGCATACAGCTCCAGTTTGCACTCTGCGGTTTGCCCTTTTTACTGTGATTTTGATGGATACCAG GACGAATTGCTTTGGGGTGCGGCGTGGCTACACAAAGCAACAAGGAGGCGTCAATACAGAGAGTACATAGTGAAAAACGAGGTTGTTTTAAGAGCTGGAGACACCATTAATGAATTCGGTTGGGATAATAAACACGCTGGGATTAATGTCCTCATTTCCAAG GAGGTGTTGATGGGAAGAGCACCAGATCTAAAATCCTTTCAAGTAAATGCAGATGCCTTCATCTGCTCAATATTACCTGGAATTTCTCATCCCCAAGTGCAATATTCTCCGG GTGGACTCATTGTCAAACCTGGCGTTTGTAACATGCAGCATGTGACATCCTTGTCCTTCCTACTGCTCGCTTACTCTAATTATCTAAGCCACGCCAATCATGCCGTGCCATGTGGCTCCATCTCAGCCACCCCTGCTCTCCTCAAACATATTGCCAAACGTCAG GAGCAATTGATGTATGCTGGAACATAA
- the LOC107774012 gene encoding endoglucanase 8-like precursor (The RefSeq protein has 2 substitutions compared to this genomic sequence) yields MARKNCGFPAGFPSFPLSLALIFFLPVNPLRHCSAGGHDYRDALRKSILFFEGQRSGKLPPDQRIKWRKDSALYDGASAGVDLTGGYYDAGDNVKFVFPMAFTTTLLSWSIIDFKRNIGRELGNAVKAVKWATDFLLKATAKEGVIYVQVGDAFSDHSCWERPEDMDTLRTVYKIDQNHPGSDVAGEIAASLAAASIVFRSLDSSYSGLLLDRAVKVFEFANRHRGAYSSSLHSAVCPFYCDFDGYQDELLWGAAWLHKATRRRQYREYIVKNEVVLRAGDTINEFGWDNKHAGINVLISKEVLMGRAPDLKSFQVNADAFICSILPGISHPQVQYSPGGLIVKPGVCNMQHVTSLSFLLLAYSNYLSHANHAVPCGSISATPALLKHIAKRQVDYILGDNPQRMSYMVGYGPRYPLRIHHRGSSLPSVAAHPARIGCKGGSNYFLSPNPNPNRLIGAVVGGPNITDSFPDARPFFQESEPTTYVNAPLVGLLAYFSAHT; encoded by the exons ATGGCGCGAAAAAATTGCGGCTTTCCGGCAGGTTTCCCGTCATTTCCCCTTAGTCTAGCTCTCATTTTCTTCCTCTCCGTCAATCCCCTCCGGCATTGCTCTGCCGGTGGCCATGACTACCGCGACGCCCTCCGAAAAAGCATCCTCTTCTTCGAAGGCCAACGCTCCGGCAAACTTCCACCCGACCAACGTATAAAGTGGCGTAAAGACTCCGCCTTGTACGATGGCGCCTCCGCCGga GTGGACTTGACAGGAGGTTACTATGATGCCGGGGACAACGTCAAATTCGTCTTTCCAATGGCGTTCACTACCACATTGTTGTCGTGGAGCATAATAGACTTCAAAAGGAACATCGGAAGTGAGCTTGGAAACGCCGTGAAGGCAGTGAAGTGGGCGACGGATTTCTTGTTAAAAGCGACGGCTAAGGAAGGCGTCATATATGTGCAAGTGGGTGATGCATTTTCTGACCATAGCTGTTGGGAGAGGCCAGAAGATATGGACACTTTGAGAACTGTTTACAAGATTGACCAGAATCATCCTGGATCAGACGTCGCCGGCGAAATCGCTGCCTCTTTGGCCGCCGCGTCCATTGTTTTCCGGTCACTCGACTCTTCTTACTCTGGTCTCCTACTTGATCGTGCCGTTAAA GTTTTCGAGTTTGCCAACAGGCACAGAGGTGCATACAGCTCCAGTTTGCACTCTGCGGTTTGCCCTTTTTACTGTGATTTTGATGGATACCAG GACGAATTGCTTTGGGGTGCGGCGTGGCTACACAAAGCAACAAGGAGGCGTCAATACAGAGAGTACATAGTGAAAAACGAGGTTGTTTTAAGAGCTGGAGACACCATTAATGAATTCGGTTGGGATAATAAACACGCTGGGATTAATGTCCTCATTTCCAAG GAGGTGTTGATGGGAAGAGCACCAGATCTAAAATCCTTTCAAGTAAATGCAGATGCCTTCATCTGCTCAATATTACCTGGAATTTCTCATCCCCAAGTGCAATATTCTCCGG GTGGACTCATTGTCAAACCTGGCGTTTGTAACATGCAGCATGTGACATCCTTGTCCTTCCTACTGCTCGCTTACTCTAATTATCTAAGCCACGCCAATCATGCCGTGCCATGTGGCTCCATCTCAGCCACCCCTGCTCTCCTCAAACATATTGCCAAACGTCAG GTGGATTACATTCTTGGAGATAATCCGCAAAGAATGTCATACATGGTGGGGTATGGTCCACGTTACCCATTAAGGATTCACCACAGAGGTAGCTCTTTACCATCTGTGGCGGCCCACCCAGCCCGTATTGGGTGCAAAGGAGGGTCCAATTATTTCTTAtcaccaaatccaaatccaaatcgcTTGATTGGTGCTGTTGTTGGTGGGCCCAATATAACTGATTCCTTCCCAGACGCAAGGCCATTCTTTCAGGAGTCGGAGCCCACTACTTACGTTAATGCGCCATTGGTGGGCCTTTTGGCTTACTTTTCAGCCCATACTTGA